The Armatimonadota bacterium genome contains a region encoding:
- a CDS encoding co-chaperone GroES, whose product MKLQPLHDRIIVKRADKEQVTASGIFLPDSAQEKPQRGEVLAVGPGKQLDSGQIAPMDIKVGDFVLYGKYGGTEVTVGGEEFIILRADDVLAIVDGVPAGAAK is encoded by the coding sequence ATGAAACTACAGCCATTACATGATCGAATCATCGTGAAGCGCGCTGACAAGGAACAGGTCACGGCCTCCGGCATCTTCCTTCCAGACAGCGCCCAAGAAAAGCCACAACGAGGCGAAGTGTTGGCAGTGGGTCCAGGCAAACAACTGGACAGCGGTCAAATTGCGCCGATGGATATCAAGGTCGGCGACTTTGTGCTTTACGGCAAGTACGGCGGCACGGAAGTCACCGTGGGTGGCGAAGAATTTATCATCCTCCGCGCAGACGACGTTCTCGCGATTGTTGACGGAGTTCCAGCAGGAGCAGCGAAGTAA
- a CDS encoding FmdB family transcriptional regulator, translated as MPTYAYECRTCGKNFEVDQRITEDALTDCDCGAENSLKRLIQKPLVIFNGPGFYVTDAGSSTTNSPDICTGEPASCPSCTPSE; from the coding sequence ATGCCGACGTATGCTTACGAGTGCCGGACCTGCGGCAAGAATTTCGAAGTTGACCAGCGAATCACGGAAGATGCTCTCACCGATTGCGATTGTGGTGCAGAAAATTCTTTAAAGCGGTTGATTCAAAAGCCGCTCGTGATCTTCAATGGCCCTGGATTCTATGTGACCGACGCGGGGTCATCGACGACAAATAGTCCTGATATTTGTACTGGGGAGCCTGCTTCTTGCCCAAGCTGCACTCCGAGCGAGTAA
- a CDS encoding phenylalanine 4-monooxygenase produces MYIEQPYDLYSEENHESWRKLYARMLPKWEKYANEHFMRGISNLALDPNRVPRLEDVNKFLDPLTGFKAKAVSGYVPAFNFFESIRNREFPTTITIRRSDKLDYLPEPDIFHDIAGHVPMHTDKAFADTLVRFGECALTAAQIAHETKDHEVRAHRLANTIKAMARFFWFSIEFGLMRGNGYDLKVYGSGLLSSYGEIEYCIESPDVQRYPIQLEWVINQYFEIDKYQPLLFVVDSFDHLFSLVDELETWMKEGKLNNVAGGEPGVNEEDIASFLDAMK; encoded by the coding sequence ATGTACATCGAACAACCGTACGATCTGTATTCTGAAGAGAATCACGAATCGTGGCGAAAGCTCTATGCTCGGATGCTGCCCAAGTGGGAAAAGTATGCCAATGAGCACTTCATGCGCGGGATTTCTAACTTAGCACTCGATCCAAACCGGGTTCCACGCCTGGAAGATGTCAACAAGTTTCTAGATCCCCTCACAGGATTCAAAGCCAAGGCCGTCAGTGGGTACGTTCCGGCATTCAACTTCTTCGAGAGCATTCGCAATCGAGAGTTTCCAACCACGATCACCATTCGGCGATCAGACAAGTTGGATTACTTGCCAGAGCCGGATATTTTTCACGACATCGCTGGGCATGTCCCGATGCACACCGACAAGGCGTTTGCGGACACCTTGGTTCGCTTTGGCGAATGCGCTTTGACAGCCGCACAAATCGCGCACGAGACGAAGGATCACGAAGTCAGAGCCCACCGGCTGGCAAACACGATCAAAGCCATGGCCAGGTTCTTCTGGTTCTCGATCGAATTCGGATTGATGCGTGGAAACGGTTACGACCTAAAAGTCTATGGCAGCGGTTTGCTCAGCAGCTACGGTGAGATCGAATATTGCATCGAATCCCCTGATGTCCAGCGGTATCCAATTCAGCTCGAATGGGTGATCAACCAATATTTCGAGATCGATAAGTATCAGCCACTCCTCTTCGTTGTCGATTCATTTGATCATCTGTTTTCGCTCGTCGATGAACTGGAAACTTGGATGAAAGAAGGGAAGCTGAACAATGTGGCCGGTGGCGAACCCGGGGTCAACGAGGAAGATATCGCGAGTTTCCTCGATGCAATGAAGTGA
- a CDS encoding GNAT family N-acetyltransferase, whose amino-acid sequence MSATSWVQPITLKSPRLELRPLSVDDAAALCAICPIETFGYFVTLRPSEPTVEAWEEYVKARIDSPRTVSFTVVADGEVVGETAYMDIRDEAKGLEIGLTWYRPEVRGGWVNPLVKYLMLQHAFEKLGAIRVQLKTDGRNTHSQSAIKKLGAQYEGTLRRHGIQTDGYIRDTVMFSIIDSEWPIVKQNLEERLNQLDVRP is encoded by the coding sequence GTGAGCGCCACTTCTTGGGTTCAACCCATAACGCTGAAATCGCCTCGGCTCGAACTAAGACCGCTGTCTGTTGACGATGCAGCGGCTTTGTGTGCCATTTGTCCAATCGAAACTTTTGGTTACTTTGTCACTTTGCGGCCAAGTGAGCCAACGGTCGAAGCGTGGGAAGAGTACGTAAAAGCCCGGATCGATTCCCCAAGGACGGTTTCGTTCACCGTGGTTGCAGACGGAGAAGTCGTCGGTGAAACAGCCTACATGGACATTCGCGATGAAGCCAAAGGGCTCGAGATTGGGCTGACGTGGTACCGGCCCGAGGTACGCGGCGGATGGGTGAATCCGCTGGTAAAGTACTTGATGCTCCAACACGCGTTCGAGAAACTTGGCGCAATTCGGGTGCAGCTCAAGACGGACGGCAGAAACACTCACAGCCAATCGGCAATCAAGAAGCTCGGTGCCCAATATGAAGGCACTTTGCGAAGACACGGAATACAGACCGATGGGTACATACGCGATACGGTGATGTTCAGCATCATCGACTCCGAATGGCCTATTGTCAAACAAAATTTGGAAGAAAGACTAAATCAGTTGGACGTTCGTCCCTGA
- a CDS encoding 2-oxo acid dehydrogenase subunit E2, translating to MPVEILMPELGEGVHEGTVSRWLKKVGDTVKEDEPVVEIMTDKVNTELGAPASGVLLQILIPEGDPVEVFKAMGLIGEAGEVPAAAPSADPAPAAKASSDDVPTIEIADSMFSSVAKDEPNPLQAGKRTWFSPVVRAMQKAHNLSDAQLNSLAGSGAGGRVTKRDVESLIAGGAKGAAPAAAAPKLQEPTKPPAPTVAGADQQLVPLVGMRKMIAEAMVRSHAVPTVSTLSEVDVTNMVNFRAKNKETFAEQFGVKLTYTPFFIKAITEALIEFPLVNAALMPDNNIVMTKNVHMGVAVSLGKNGDEGLIVPVIRDCNTKSLIDIAKDLEAIAAKARGNQLGVSDVQGGTFTLTNPGSYGAVLGTPMINAPQAAIMGTYTIKQVPTIIDGMIAIRSIMNLVLTYDHRIIDGALAGKFLQSVKKKLENFEFFK from the coding sequence ATGCCTGTAGAGATCTTAATGCCGGAACTTGGTGAAGGCGTTCACGAAGGAACCGTCAGCCGCTGGCTCAAAAAAGTTGGCGATACCGTCAAAGAAGACGAACCGGTCGTCGAAATCATGACGGACAAGGTCAATACAGAATTGGGCGCACCTGCTTCGGGCGTCCTACTACAGATTCTCATTCCCGAAGGCGATCCAGTCGAAGTTTTCAAGGCCATGGGACTAATTGGTGAGGCTGGCGAAGTTCCTGCCGCCGCACCTTCTGCTGACCCAGCTCCTGCGGCAAAGGCTTCGAGCGACGATGTTCCAACAATCGAAATTGCCGACTCGATGTTCTCGTCGGTAGCGAAAGACGAACCGAACCCATTGCAAGCTGGCAAGCGAACCTGGTTTAGTCCGGTCGTCCGTGCCATGCAAAAAGCCCATAACCTCAGCGATGCACAACTGAATTCGCTGGCAGGATCGGGCGCCGGTGGCCGCGTCACTAAGCGGGACGTGGAATCACTGATTGCCGGTGGTGCCAAAGGTGCCGCACCTGCCGCCGCCGCGCCAAAACTCCAAGAACCGACCAAGCCTCCGGCTCCAACCGTTGCTGGCGCAGACCAGCAACTCGTGCCACTGGTCGGTATGCGCAAGATGATTGCCGAAGCCATGGTGCGAAGTCACGCTGTACCGACCGTGAGCACCTTGAGCGAAGTCGATGTCACCAACATGGTGAACTTCCGCGCCAAGAACAAAGAGACTTTTGCCGAACAATTCGGCGTCAAGCTAACTTACACTCCGTTCTTTATCAAGGCGATCACCGAAGCTCTGATTGAATTCCCGCTTGTCAACGCGGCCCTGATGCCAGACAACAACATCGTGATGACCAAGAACGTGCATATGGGCGTCGCGGTCTCGCTCGGAAAGAATGGCGATGAAGGGCTGATCGTTCCAGTCATTCGTGACTGTAACACCAAGTCGCTGATCGATATTGCGAAGGACTTGGAAGCGATTGCGGCAAAGGCTCGCGGCAACCAATTGGGCGTCTCAGATGTTCAAGGCGGAACCTTTACGCTCACCAATCCTGGCTCGTACGGCGCTGTCCTTGGGACGCCAATGATCAACGCTCCACAAGCCGCGATCATGGGAACGTATACGATTAAGCAAGTCCCGACAATCATTGACGGGATGATCGCAATTCGATCGATCATGAACTTGGTTTTGACTTACGACCACCGAATCATCGATGGCGCGCTTGCTGGCAAGTTCCTGCAA